One genomic region from Rubinisphaera margarita encodes:
- a CDS encoding lysophospholipid acyltransferase family protein yields MKIRSRFLTLMVASFCVLTLKILYASCRIERCEKIPGTTPYAGNYKDRPERFLYCIWHDILLMAIFCGKPEHMSALVSRHQDGSYLADLLKMVGLVPIRGSSSRGGSQAVKKCLEAAAAYHISITPDGPRGPRHELKPGIVFLASQSGRGIVPVTSRARRYWRIQGRWTDMLIPKPFTKVVIATDDPIFVPPHLSSQQLEPYVKQVEQSMHDLEDRIDRMVHPENWSDTPNASAPLSRAA; encoded by the coding sequence GTGAAAATTCGAAGTCGCTTTCTGACCCTGATGGTCGCTTCTTTCTGCGTTCTGACGCTGAAGATTCTGTACGCCTCCTGTCGGATCGAACGCTGTGAGAAGATTCCCGGCACGACCCCTTATGCGGGCAACTACAAGGACCGGCCGGAGCGATTTCTCTACTGCATCTGGCACGACATCCTGCTGATGGCGATTTTCTGTGGCAAGCCGGAGCATATGTCGGCTCTGGTGAGTCGGCATCAGGATGGCAGCTATCTGGCAGATCTGCTGAAGATGGTTGGGCTCGTTCCAATTCGCGGCTCGAGCAGTCGCGGTGGTTCGCAGGCTGTGAAGAAGTGCCTGGAGGCAGCCGCGGCTTATCACATTTCGATCACGCCGGATGGGCCTCGTGGTCCGCGGCATGAGTTGAAGCCCGGCATTGTGTTTCTGGCTTCTCAGTCGGGTCGCGGCATTGTGCCGGTCACCTCGCGAGCCCGTCGATACTGGCGGATTCAGGGCAGATGGACCGATATGCTGATTCCGAAGCCGTTCACAAAGGTCGTGATCGCGACGGATGATCCGATCTTCGTGCCGCCGCATCTATCGAGCCAGCAGCTTGAACCGTACGTGAAGCAGGTCGAACAGAGTATGCACGACCTGGAAGATCGCATCGACCGGATGGTTCATCCCGAGAACTGGAGCGATACGCCGAATGCTTCCGCTCCGCTTTCACGAGCCGCCTGA
- a CDS encoding phytanoyl-CoA dioxygenase family protein, which produces MQNPSYKIVPDQAELDSIERDLKFYPSPAESPKTLTSEQVEHYNREGYIRPISIYSKSEIDEIRSYFDKLLDNVMKEGGDSYSISSAHLKYGPVWDMMHDRRIIDCVADLLGDDVIGWGSHFFCKMPHDGKQVAWHQDSSYWPLTPSKALTVWLAIDDVDAENGPMKFIAGSHHFGHMTYRPSDSHEHNVLNQTIDNPEQYGTVVENHLQAGQISMHSDLLLHGSDANDSDRRRCALTIRYAAAEVRAHLGWNGKGVLVRGQDRTGHWANNPRPEREI; this is translated from the coding sequence ATGCAGAATCCATCGTATAAAATTGTCCCCGACCAGGCCGAACTCGATTCGATTGAACGGGATCTGAAATTCTATCCGAGCCCGGCCGAATCGCCCAAAACGCTGACGTCCGAACAGGTCGAACACTACAACCGCGAAGGGTATATCCGCCCGATTTCGATCTACAGCAAGTCGGAAATCGACGAGATTCGAAGCTACTTCGACAAGTTGCTCGACAACGTGATGAAGGAGGGGGGCGACAGCTACTCGATCAGCTCGGCTCACCTGAAATACGGCCCGGTCTGGGACATGATGCACGACAGGCGGATCATTGACTGCGTGGCCGATCTGCTCGGCGACGATGTCATCGGCTGGGGCTCCCACTTCTTCTGCAAGATGCCCCATGACGGCAAACAGGTCGCCTGGCACCAGGATTCGAGCTACTGGCCACTCACGCCGAGTAAGGCCCTCACGGTCTGGCTGGCGATCGACGATGTCGACGCTGAGAATGGACCGATGAAGTTCATCGCCGGTTCGCATCATTTTGGGCATATGACCTACCGTCCGAGTGATTCGCACGAACACAATGTGCTGAACCAGACAATCGACAATCCTGAACAATACGGGACAGTTGTGGAGAATCATCTGCAGGCCGGACAGATCTCGATGCACTCCGATCTGCTGCTACATGGTTCGGACGCGAACGATTCGGACCGCCGCCGGTGTGCATTGACGATTCGCTACGCCGCCGCCGAAGTTCGGGCCCATCTGGGCTGGAATGGTAAGGGCGTGCTGGTTCGTGGTCAGGACCGTACCGGTCACTGGGCGAACAATCCGCGGCCCGAGCGGGAGATTTAA
- a CDS encoding NADPH-dependent FMN reductase, with amino-acid sequence MYLVIACSLKSTSKSLVLAEAAERSLHSLGREVELINLRDYPLPFCDAEGAYGDPNVKTLATKILEAEGILIACPIYNYGVNSALKNLIELTGQNWQEKVIGFLCAAGGTSSYMSIMGLANSLMLDFRCFILPKFVYATGAAFDEARISDEGIEQRISELGHTMIRISTAVRENP; translated from the coding sequence ATGTATCTCGTCATCGCCTGCAGTCTGAAGTCGACCAGCAAAAGCCTCGTGCTCGCCGAAGCCGCCGAGCGGAGCCTGCACTCACTCGGACGCGAGGTCGAACTGATCAACCTCCGCGACTACCCGCTCCCCTTCTGCGATGCCGAGGGGGCCTACGGCGATCCCAATGTGAAAACACTGGCGACCAAGATCCTCGAAGCCGAGGGGATTCTCATCGCCTGTCCGATCTACAACTACGGCGTCAACTCGGCTTTGAAAAACCTGATCGAGCTGACCGGTCAGAACTGGCAGGAGAAAGTGATCGGCTTCCTTTGTGCAGCGGGCGGCACGAGCAGCTACATGTCGATCATGGGACTGGCCAATAGTCTGATGCTCGACTTCCGCTGCTTCATTCTGCCGAAGTTTGTCTACGCGACCGGAGCCGCCTTCGATGAGGCCCGCATTTCGGATGAAGGCATCGAGCAACGCATCTCCGAACTCGGACACACCATGATCCGCATCTCAACCGCGGTTCGCGAGAATCCGTAG
- a CDS encoding SpoIIE family protein phosphatase — protein sequence MVQGGRPGELHELTGERIVLGRHPSCEVILDNAAISRQHARLIRQNMHFILEDLGSRNGTYVNGKAVTSTRKIANRDRIRICDIVLEYLDELPLMEATVAGELSYNESLQPDAAGQITIDQENPDLESSSSIITTISAKALGHRLDVRPEAKLRAIIELTRLFSRTFQLQTVMKKTLECLFSLFPQSELGLVLLLDPQTKEPIVRAARDRDGETSLDQKVSSTVIRQALDSHAAILSEDLGDDTRFRESESASLLEIRSILCSPLTGGEGMSFGAIQLTTKDLRKPFTQDDLDLFVSVTAQAALAIENAHMHSEMVHRREMERDLEVATQIQLGFLPNKKPSFLGYEFCHFYQAAQQVGGDYFDYVRFPDGRLAIAVGDVSGKGVPAALLMARLCSAVRYHLVAQKTLGRALSELNRELLDSGLGFRFITLAVIVLEPGSNEIVLANAGHLPPVIHSAEGSECLEGDFAGLPLGVSPEAEYSQRIISLSEGTSLLLYTDGITETDNDDGTLYGRERLLQARPESGFSAEDLVNYVLNDTIDFGDGQPQRDDRCVVAVKYTG from the coding sequence GTGGTACAGGGAGGACGTCCCGGTGAATTGCATGAATTGACCGGCGAACGGATTGTTCTCGGTCGACATCCGAGCTGTGAAGTCATCCTTGATAACGCGGCGATCAGCCGGCAGCATGCGAGGCTCATCCGCCAGAATATGCACTTCATCCTGGAAGATCTGGGAAGCCGGAACGGCACGTACGTGAACGGCAAAGCGGTGACCTCGACGCGGAAAATTGCCAACCGCGACCGCATTCGCATCTGCGATATCGTGCTGGAGTACCTGGACGAGCTTCCGCTGATGGAAGCGACAGTCGCCGGCGAGCTTTCCTACAATGAATCGCTACAGCCCGATGCCGCGGGTCAGATCACAATCGACCAGGAGAACCCGGACCTGGAATCGTCCTCGTCGATTATCACCACGATCTCGGCGAAAGCGCTAGGGCATCGGCTCGATGTCCGGCCGGAAGCGAAGCTGCGAGCGATTATCGAGCTAACCCGCCTGTTCAGCCGCACCTTTCAGCTTCAAACGGTGATGAAGAAAACGCTGGAGTGTCTGTTCAGTCTGTTTCCGCAATCGGAACTCGGGCTGGTGCTGCTGCTCGACCCGCAGACAAAAGAACCGATTGTCAGGGCGGCTCGCGATCGCGATGGAGAGACGTCGCTTGATCAAAAGGTGAGTTCCACGGTGATTCGTCAGGCGCTTGACAGTCACGCGGCAATTTTGAGTGAAGATCTGGGCGACGATACGCGATTCCGCGAGAGCGAATCAGCTTCGCTGCTCGAGATTCGTTCCATTCTCTGTTCCCCGTTGACCGGCGGGGAAGGGATGTCGTTCGGAGCGATCCAGCTCACCACGAAGGATCTTCGCAAACCGTTCACTCAGGACGATCTGGATCTGTTCGTGAGCGTGACGGCTCAGGCGGCTCTGGCGATCGAGAATGCGCACATGCATTCCGAGATGGTGCACCGGCGGGAAATGGAACGGGATCTGGAAGTCGCGACGCAAATCCAGCTGGGGTTCCTGCCGAACAAGAAGCCTTCGTTTCTCGGGTACGAGTTCTGCCACTTCTATCAGGCCGCCCAGCAGGTTGGCGGCGACTACTTCGATTACGTGCGTTTCCCCGATGGTCGATTGGCGATTGCGGTCGGCGATGTTTCGGGCAAAGGAGTGCCGGCGGCGCTTTTGATGGCCCGACTCTGTTCGGCGGTGCGATATCATCTTGTGGCGCAGAAAACGCTGGGGCGGGCGTTGTCGGAATTGAACCGGGAACTGCTCGACAGTGGACTCGGTTTCCGGTTTATCACCCTGGCCGTGATCGTTCTGGAGCCGGGCAGTAATGAGATCGTCCTCGCGAATGCGGGGCATCTGCCGCCCGTGATCCACTCCGCCGAGGGAAGTGAGTGCCTTGAAGGAGACTTTGCGGGGCTTCCGCTCGGAGTGAGCCCTGAGGCGGAATACAGCCAGCGGATCATATCGCTTTCCGAAGGAACGTCGTTGCTGCTCTACACGGACGGGATTACCGAAACCGACAACGACGACGGAACACTCTATGGCCGCGAACGGCTATTGCAGGCGCGCCCCGAGAGCGGGTTCTCTGCGGAAGACCTGGTGAACTACGTTCTCAACGACACGATCGATTTCGGCGATGGTCAGCCGCAGCGCGACGATCGGTGTGTGGTTGCCGTGAAGTACACGGGGTAG
- a CDS encoding sulfatase family protein, with protein sequence MRHLYLLLFTLSVFALGGISSVEAQVEKPNVIFILTDDQRDDTLSCEGHPFLKTPHIDRLANEGVRFANAFITTSLCSPSRASYLSGVYANTHGVVDNFTDYPRDLDSFPKRLQQAGYKTGYIGKWHMGEDDDSKRPGFDYWVTHKGQGDYYDTEFNVDGDRKVVKGYYTNVVTDMAVDWLKKQKKDEPYLLILGHKAPHTPFTPEKKYEHIFDDIEVCYPRSAFNLEGKPKWIEQRLDTWHGIYGPLYGFRKDFPDRSAAAVVDFEKFVLNYLASIKSVDDSVGRIYELLKQRNELDNTVIVFAGDNGMFLGEHGMSDKRAMHEPSIRVPMIVRYPRLAKPGSVLTQQVLNIDLAPSIVELCSAEPMENIHGMSWVPLLEGQSRDWRDAWYYEYNYEKQFPYTPNVRGIRTDRWKYMRYPHGDGSEDRHMAELYDLKNDPKELNNLINEPEHKELIAKLRSRLDELIEETGGRSWETLPMDEGIKTELPDAKIR encoded by the coding sequence ATGCGCCATTTATATCTGCTTCTGTTCACTCTTTCTGTGTTTGCTCTGGGGGGCATTTCTTCCGTTGAGGCACAGGTTGAGAAGCCCAACGTGATCTTTATTCTGACGGACGATCAGCGGGACGACACGCTGAGCTGCGAAGGACATCCGTTTCTGAAGACGCCGCACATTGATCGGCTGGCCAATGAAGGGGTCCGGTTCGCGAATGCGTTCATCACGACCTCGCTCTGTTCGCCGAGTCGGGCGTCGTATCTGTCGGGCGTTTATGCCAACACGCATGGCGTGGTCGACAACTTCACCGATTATCCGCGGGACCTCGACAGCTTCCCGAAGCGGCTGCAGCAGGCCGGTTACAAGACAGGCTACATCGGCAAGTGGCACATGGGGGAAGATGATGACTCGAAGCGCCCCGGTTTCGATTACTGGGTGACGCACAAGGGTCAGGGGGATTACTACGACACGGAGTTCAATGTCGACGGCGATCGCAAAGTTGTGAAAGGTTACTACACGAACGTGGTGACCGACATGGCGGTCGACTGGCTGAAGAAGCAGAAGAAGGATGAGCCGTACCTGCTGATTCTGGGGCACAAGGCTCCGCACACGCCGTTCACGCCGGAGAAGAAATACGAGCACATCTTCGACGATATTGAAGTCTGCTATCCGCGGTCGGCTTTCAATCTGGAAGGGAAGCCGAAGTGGATTGAGCAGCGGCTTGATACCTGGCACGGTATTTACGGCCCGCTGTATGGATTCCGCAAGGACTTCCCGGATCGCTCGGCTGCAGCGGTTGTTGACTTCGAGAAGTTCGTGCTGAACTATCTGGCGTCGATCAAGTCGGTCGATGACAGCGTCGGCCGGATTTACGAGTTGCTGAAGCAGCGGAATGAGCTCGACAACACGGTGATCGTCTTCGCCGGTGATAACGGGATGTTCCTGGGCGAGCATGGGATGTCGGACAAACGGGCGATGCACGAGCCGAGTATTCGCGTGCCGATGATTGTCCGTTATCCGCGTCTGGCGAAGCCGGGTTCGGTGCTGACTCAACAGGTGTTGAATATCGACCTGGCCCCGAGCATCGTGGAACTCTGTTCGGCCGAACCGATGGAGAACATTCATGGGATGTCGTGGGTGCCGCTGCTCGAAGGACAGTCGCGGGACTGGCGCGATGCGTGGTACTACGAGTACAACTACGAAAAGCAGTTCCCCTACACGCCGAACGTGCGGGGCATTCGCACCGATCGCTGGAAGTACATGCGGTATCCGCATGGCGACGGCTCGGAAGACCGGCACATGGCCGAGCTGTACGATCTGAAGAACGATCCGAAAGAGTTGAACAACCTGATCAACGAGCCGGAGCACAAGGAGCTGATCGCCAAACTCCGCTCCCGCCTCGACGAACTGATCGAAGAAACGGGCGGCCGCTCCTGGGAAACGCTGCCCATGGATGAGGGCATCAAAACCGAACTGCCCGACGCCAAGATCCGGTAA
- a CDS encoding ATP-binding protein, which translates to MTAEEIIEQLNAVGEHVTLEAKTASKAIGDALPETICAFANTQGGILILGVAKEKNSLFYKAVGVDDADAIQQQIASCCKTTFDSAITVQMRPEIVQGKCVVVVEVRQRPPQPRHLFIKRRGYPDGVYIRVGAADEKGFGVDQLEDQKEPVIETQFDYQILPDASMSELETSAIRRYTSAKMERDPFSDVAGMPDLELIKGLGAAREAGGKTVPTRFGILAFGGTNSLREHFPFARVDIVRVPGCQWIPDPGQEDFHETFEFRETLQKLVHDVANTLISYMPRFPVTSHNGLIRQDVPKVQGRIIREVIVNAIMHRSYREQSQIRIVCYDNRIEVQNPGTSLVEIDQLGNNVSRNRNPRIASYLHDLGLAENKASGIGTLRRKMNQFGFPPPVFLNDAINSKFTATLILRSLHSKENDAWIDQFSPLELSDKDRDLLVIIRELNGIASMSVRSIYLCTEKESLERLGRLESKGLLVRHQRSTGKYFSPSDAMLYPCSHGWSRDSCLGTSITPSPDANTTPIDVLDLPDPPPYIQRQIDLLRDRSSRVHLTWIILSLCDWRALQPFAISAYVKRDQEFLRTVIIADLLRDDLLAINGNRLSPTLAYYTTQAGQRWLVSNVPDTTDSGA; encoded by the coding sequence TTGACGGCAGAAGAAATCATTGAACAACTGAATGCAGTTGGCGAACACGTTACGCTTGAAGCAAAAACTGCCTCCAAAGCAATCGGGGACGCACTGCCCGAGACCATCTGCGCCTTCGCTAATACCCAAGGCGGGATTCTAATTCTCGGTGTCGCGAAAGAGAAGAACTCACTGTTCTACAAAGCAGTCGGCGTAGATGATGCTGACGCGATACAGCAGCAGATTGCGTCTTGTTGCAAAACGACATTTGACAGTGCGATTACCGTGCAAATGAGACCGGAAATCGTCCAAGGAAAATGTGTCGTCGTTGTCGAAGTTCGTCAGCGGCCCCCACAGCCCCGCCACTTATTCATTAAGCGGAGAGGCTATCCGGATGGAGTTTACATTCGAGTCGGTGCCGCAGATGAAAAAGGATTCGGTGTCGATCAACTTGAGGACCAAAAAGAACCCGTTATCGAAACTCAGTTCGATTACCAGATCCTGCCGGATGCGTCGATGAGCGAGTTGGAGACGTCCGCGATCCGTCGGTACACTTCGGCCAAGATGGAACGAGATCCTTTTTCGGATGTGGCAGGGATGCCCGACTTAGAACTCATCAAGGGATTGGGGGCTGCGAGGGAAGCGGGCGGGAAAACCGTGCCAACTCGGTTTGGTATACTAGCATTCGGAGGCACTAATTCCCTGAGAGAGCATTTCCCTTTTGCGCGTGTCGACATTGTCCGTGTTCCCGGTTGTCAATGGATACCTGATCCGGGGCAAGAAGACTTTCACGAGACCTTCGAGTTTCGGGAGACACTTCAAAAGTTGGTGCATGATGTTGCCAACACCCTGATATCGTACATGCCGAGATTTCCAGTAACGTCCCACAACGGACTAATTCGGCAGGACGTACCTAAGGTACAAGGTCGAATAATACGTGAAGTGATTGTTAACGCAATCATGCATCGGTCGTACCGGGAACAGAGCCAGATTCGAATTGTGTGTTATGACAACCGAATCGAAGTACAGAATCCTGGAACATCCTTAGTTGAAATTGATCAGCTTGGAAATAACGTCTCCAGGAATAGGAATCCTCGTATTGCGAGCTATCTACACGACCTCGGTCTGGCAGAAAACAAAGCTTCCGGTATCGGCACTCTTCGACGTAAGATGAATCAGTTTGGGTTTCCTCCGCCCGTTTTTTTGAATGATGCGATAAACTCCAAGTTCACGGCAACTCTAATATTACGTAGTCTGCATTCAAAGGAGAACGACGCTTGGATCGACCAGTTTTCTCCTCTCGAATTAAGTGACAAGGACCGCGATCTTCTCGTCATAATAAGAGAACTCAATGGGATTGCCTCAATGAGCGTCAGGAGTATTTACCTCTGTACGGAAAAAGAGTCGCTTGAACGCCTCGGAAGACTCGAGTCCAAAGGTCTACTTGTTCGACATCAGAGATCGACAGGGAAATATTTTTCACCCTCTGATGCTATGCTTTACCCATGCAGTCATGGTTGGTCTCGCGATTCGTGTCTGGGGACATCGATTACTCCATCACCCGACGCCAATACGACGCCGATCGATGTGCTTGATCTACCAGATCCACCACCGTACATCCAGCGGCAGATCGATCTTTTACGGGATCGTTCGTCCCGGGTTCATTTGACGTGGATCATTCTCTCCTTATGTGACTGGCGCGCTCTTCAGCCGTTTGCCATCAGTGCCTACGTTAAGCGAGACCAAGAGTTTCTTCGAACTGTTATCATCGCTGACCTGCTTCGCGATGACCTTTTGGCAATCAATGGGAATCGATTGAGTCCGACGCTTGCTTACTACACTACGCAAGCGGGGCAACGATGGCTCGTCTCGAATGTTCCCGACACGACCGACAGTGGAGCGTAG
- the aroH gene encoding chorismate mutase — translation MRVRGIRGAISAEDNTREAILEATHVLLKEVLSANQITEYDDVVSAVFTTSPDLTACFPAEAARVLGMNEVPLLCASEIAVPGALPNCIRVLLHVNTTKSQKEIRHIYLREAARLRPDMTSAQ, via the coding sequence ATGCGGGTAAGAGGGATTCGCGGAGCGATTTCTGCTGAGGACAATACGCGCGAGGCGATTCTGGAAGCGACGCACGTTCTGTTGAAGGAAGTTCTTTCCGCTAACCAGATCACCGAGTACGACGACGTCGTCTCGGCTGTCTTTACGACCTCGCCGGACCTGACCGCCTGCTTTCCGGCGGAGGCGGCTCGCGTGCTGGGGATGAACGAAGTCCCCCTGCTCTGTGCATCGGAAATCGCCGTTCCGGGAGCTCTGCCGAACTGCATTCGCGTGCTGCTGCACGTGAACACGACGAAATCCCAGAAGGAAATCCGGCACATCTATCTGCGGGAAGCGGCTCGATTGCGACCGGACATGACGAGTGCTCAGTGA
- a CDS encoding glycosyltransferase family 2 protein, which yields MVASSFDLTVITNTWQRPKHLACLLRQLQSQSLGNLRIEHLVVSDGPDPTAAALVEPVPSRFLQLPEHQGCFGVAAKDLGIAEARGEYVCFWDDDNIYEPHALTTAYAAAFGFDIGIVRTEHWSVTNRRYVTLPRQWTGQVCPGDIDTMCLCVRTELARKVPWDQAPRQRGMDHRWLSRLMEHQPRVNDVPLIIGRHLTF from the coding sequence GTGGTCGCTTCATCGTTCGATCTGACCGTCATCACGAACACCTGGCAGCGGCCGAAGCATCTTGCCTGCCTGTTGCGGCAACTGCAGTCGCAGTCGCTGGGCAACCTGCGGATCGAACATCTCGTTGTTTCCGATGGCCCCGATCCGACGGCAGCTGCACTGGTCGAACCTGTGCCGAGTCGGTTTCTGCAGCTGCCGGAACATCAGGGCTGCTTCGGCGTCGCCGCAAAGGATCTCGGTATCGCTGAGGCTCGCGGGGAATATGTCTGCTTCTGGGACGACGACAACATTTACGAGCCGCACGCCCTCACAACCGCTTACGCGGCGGCATTCGGTTTCGATATCGGGATCGTCCGAACCGAACACTGGTCGGTCACCAATCGCCGATACGTCACTCTACCACGGCAGTGGACTGGCCAGGTTTGCCCCGGCGATATCGACACCATGTGCCTCTGCGTTCGCACGGAACTGGCCCGCAAAGTCCCCTGGGATCAGGCACCGCGGCAGCGGGGGATGGATCACCGCTGGCTGTCGCGATTGATGGAACATCAACCCCGCGTGAACGATGTCCCGCTCATTATCGGCCGGCATCTTACGTTCTGA
- a CDS encoding C1 family peptidase, whose translation MSEGSVGRALGWRADREDRSFLYGRSSRFEYLPMSQLPEQVDPRGKIGVKDQGQVGACSGFSRSYCMEALSNGIGGEGIQFSPMFAYLSGQKEDNLLGGDSGATISGGIKASRKYGNCPDALFPFPGRYVTRIPDECWPAAEKHQLLAHAPVSSAEECRQAIGSGYPVYLGIMWDRSMDAPVIDQYRVGGGGGGHAICLLGYEGDYLLMLNSWGAGWGDQGWARWHMRAVDSMIRSSFSEFFVVSEIEQPHPRTWNYESMPLLG comes from the coding sequence GTGAGTGAAGGTTCTGTGGGACGGGCACTGGGCTGGCGGGCGGATCGGGAAGACAGGAGCTTCCTGTATGGACGGTCGAGTCGCTTTGAATATCTGCCGATGTCGCAGCTGCCGGAGCAGGTCGATCCTCGAGGAAAGATCGGCGTGAAGGATCAGGGACAGGTGGGCGCGTGCAGCGGATTCTCGCGGTCTTACTGCATGGAGGCGCTATCGAACGGGATTGGCGGCGAAGGGATTCAGTTCTCGCCGATGTTCGCCTATCTGTCGGGACAGAAAGAGGACAACCTGCTCGGCGGTGACAGCGGGGCGACCATCAGCGGCGGAATCAAGGCGTCGCGGAAGTACGGAAACTGTCCCGATGCTCTGTTCCCGTTTCCGGGGCGCTATGTCACACGCATTCCTGATGAGTGCTGGCCGGCGGCGGAAAAGCATCAGCTGCTGGCTCATGCACCGGTTTCTTCGGCTGAGGAATGTCGCCAGGCGATCGGTTCCGGGTATCCGGTTTATCTCGGAATCATGTGGGACCGATCGATGGATGCCCCGGTGATCGATCAGTATCGCGTCGGCGGTGGCGGGGGCGGCCATGCGATCTGTCTGCTGGGTTACGAAGGTGACTATCTGCTGATGCTCAACAGCTGGGGAGCGGGCTGGGGAGATCAGGGCTGGGCCCGCTGGCACATGCGGGCGGTCGATTCGATGATCCGCTCGTCCTTCTCGGAGTTCTTTGTCGTCTCAGAAATCGAACAGCCGCACCCGCGGACGTGGAACTACGAGTCCATGCCGCTTCTGGGCTGA
- a CDS encoding alpha-keto acid decarboxylase family protein: MPSRSSQSSQVSASVSARKKKAEAQSTARPAAVGQNAAVPSIGSYLIAKLQDSGIRDVFGIPGDFVLNFYSLLEESPIRVIGTTREDCAGYAADAYARVNGMGAVCVTYCVGGLSLCNSIAGAYAEKSPVVVISGAPGMEERRNDPLLHHRVRDFQTQREVFEKITVATASLDDPLTAFREIDRCFAAAARYKRPVYLELPRDRVNSKPLSPNPSPVEDYVSNPLALKAAIEEAADRLSKAKKPVVIAGVEVHRFGLRETLLKFIEKHSIPVSATLLGKSVISERHPLYLGVYEGAMGREAVTKYVEDSDCVVLAGTFMTDINLGIYTAHLDPQKCIYATSEQLRIGYHHFHDVRLDDFLESLASASMKITKRAMPKPLPAAEPFKPEEKKPVTTKRLFQRINQLLSDDMVVVADVGDSLFGASDLVIHQHTEFLSPAYYTSMGFAIPAALGVQVANEKLRPIVLVGDGAFQMTCLELSTILRHSFNPIVVVLNNKGYTTERFLHEGPFNDILNWEYHRLPDLLGGGWGFEVHTESELDQALKASIANEDAFSLLNVHLEPDDISSALTRLAERMSKTI, encoded by the coding sequence ATGCCGTCTCGTTCGTCGCAGTCGTCTCAGGTTTCAGCGTCCGTTTCCGCCCGCAAGAAAAAGGCGGAGGCTCAAAGCACCGCCCGGCCGGCAGCCGTCGGGCAGAATGCAGCCGTCCCTTCCATCGGCTCCTATCTCATCGCCAAGCTCCAGGACAGCGGCATCCGCGACGTCTTCGGCATCCCCGGCGACTTCGTGCTGAACTTCTACAGCCTGCTCGAAGAAAGTCCGATCCGCGTCATCGGCACCACCCGCGAGGACTGCGCCGGCTACGCAGCCGATGCTTACGCCCGCGTGAACGGCATGGGAGCCGTCTGCGTCACCTACTGTGTCGGCGGCCTCAGTCTCTGTAACTCCATCGCCGGTGCCTACGCCGAGAAGTCCCCGGTCGTCGTCATCAGCGGCGCCCCCGGCATGGAAGAACGCCGCAACGATCCGCTGCTGCATCACCGCGTTCGCGACTTCCAGACTCAGCGGGAAGTCTTCGAGAAAATCACCGTCGCCACCGCGTCTCTCGACGACCCGTTAACCGCCTTCCGCGAGATCGACCGCTGCTTCGCCGCAGCCGCCCGCTACAAGCGACCCGTCTATCTCGAACTCCCTCGCGACCGCGTGAACTCCAAGCCTCTTTCACCGAACCCCTCGCCGGTAGAAGACTACGTCAGCAATCCACTCGCGTTGAAAGCCGCCATCGAAGAAGCCGCGGATCGACTTTCCAAAGCGAAGAAGCCTGTCGTCATCGCCGGCGTCGAAGTCCACCGCTTCGGACTCCGCGAAACGCTGCTCAAGTTCATCGAAAAGCACTCGATACCGGTCTCCGCCACGCTGCTCGGCAAGTCGGTCATCAGTGAGCGTCATCCGCTTTATCTCGGCGTCTACGAAGGAGCCATGGGCCGCGAAGCGGTCACGAAGTATGTCGAAGACAGCGACTGCGTCGTTCTCGCCGGCACATTTATGACCGACATCAACCTCGGCATCTACACCGCTCATCTCGATCCGCAGAAGTGCATCTACGCGACCAGCGAACAGCTGCGAATCGGCTACCATCATTTTCACGATGTCCGCCTCGATGACTTCCTCGAATCGCTCGCCTCGGCTTCGATGAAGATCACCAAACGGGCCATGCCCAAACCGCTGCCGGCCGCCGAGCCGTTCAAGCCGGAAGAGAAGAAGCCGGTCACCACGAAGCGGCTCTTCCAGCGAATCAACCAGCTGCTCTCCGACGACATGGTCGTCGTCGCCGATGTCGGAGACTCCCTGTTTGGAGCCTCGGACCTCGTCATCCATCAGCACACGGAGTTCCTCAGCCCGGCCTATTACACCTCAATGGGCTTCGCCATCCCGGCTGCGCTCGGCGTGCAGGTCGCCAACGAAAAACTCCGGCCGATCGTCCTCGTCGGCGACGGGGCATTCCAGATGACCTGCCTCGAACTCTCGACCATTCTCCGGCACAGCTTCAACCCGATCGTGGTCGTCCTCAACAACAAAGGCTACACCACCGAACGCTTCCTGCACGAGGGCCCGTTCAACGACATCCTCAACTGGGAGTACCATCGCCTTCCCGATCTCCTCGGCGGCGGCTGGGGGTTCGAAGTTCACACCGAATCGGAACTCGACCAGGCTCTCAAAGCCTCCATCGCCAACGAAGACGCCTTTAGCCTGCTGAATGTCCACCTCGAGCCCGACGACATCAGCTCAGCCCTCACCCGCCTCGCCGAACGCATGAGCAAAACAATCTGA